The Rhodohalobacter sp. SW132 genome has a segment encoding these proteins:
- a CDS encoding acetolactate synthase large subunit produces the protein MKASDLFVKALENEGVEYIFAVPGEENVDLLNSLKDSTIKFIVTRHEQGAGFMAATYGRLTGKPGVCMGTLGPGATNLVTPAAYAQLGAMPMMIITGQKPIKTSKQARFQILDVVNMLQPVTKFTKQIVNGNTIPSLVRESFRLATEERPGTVHLELPEDIAREDTDSHLFEVVGHRRPDADETAIREAVKMIENAKMPLLMIGAGANRKETREALTEFIDSTGIFFFCTQMGKGVIDERHPQYLGTAALSDDDFVHRAIDEADLVINVGHDTVEKPPFFMQESGKKVIHLNFFPAEVDAVYFPQLNVVGDIRTSIEHICRHINEEIEWDSGFFQQIKEDVDSHLSKYFNDTRFPMLPQRLVSIMRDTLADDDIITLDNGMYKIWFARNYKCYAPNTLLLDNALASMGAGLPSAMLTKLINPDKKVVAVCGDGGFMMNSQELETAVRNNLDLVVIIVNDSAYGMIKWKQEDMDFDNFGLDFNNPDFVSYANSYGATGHRPESDAEFRETLNDCMNSKGVHLIDLQIDYSLNHSILNVLIKEKTQNL, from the coding sequence GAAGGTGTTGAATATATTTTTGCCGTTCCCGGCGAAGAAAATGTGGATCTGCTGAACTCACTGAAAGATTCTACGATAAAATTCATTGTAACACGCCACGAGCAGGGCGCTGGTTTTATGGCGGCAACGTATGGCAGGCTGACCGGCAAACCGGGAGTCTGTATGGGAACGCTCGGGCCGGGAGCTACCAACCTGGTTACTCCCGCAGCCTATGCCCAGCTGGGTGCCATGCCCATGATGATAATTACCGGCCAAAAGCCTATAAAAACCAGTAAACAGGCCCGTTTCCAAATTCTGGATGTGGTAAATATGCTACAGCCGGTCACGAAATTCACCAAACAGATTGTGAACGGAAACACCATCCCATCACTGGTACGTGAGAGTTTTCGGCTTGCAACAGAAGAGAGACCCGGGACGGTACACCTGGAACTGCCCGAAGATATTGCCCGTGAAGACACAGACAGCCATTTGTTTGAAGTGGTGGGCCATCGGCGTCCGGATGCTGATGAAACTGCAATCAGGGAAGCTGTTAAAATGATAGAAAATGCTAAAATGCCGCTGCTTATGATTGGTGCAGGTGCCAATCGTAAGGAGACACGGGAGGCATTAACAGAATTCATTGACAGCACTGGTATCTTCTTTTTTTGTACCCAAATGGGAAAAGGGGTGATCGATGAGCGACACCCGCAATACCTGGGTACGGCAGCACTTTCCGATGATGACTTTGTTCACCGCGCGATTGATGAAGCCGACCTGGTTATAAATGTAGGTCATGATACAGTAGAAAAACCACCCTTTTTTATGCAAGAGAGTGGGAAAAAAGTAATCCATCTGAATTTTTTCCCCGCTGAGGTGGACGCCGTCTATTTCCCGCAGCTCAACGTTGTGGGTGATATCAGGACCTCTATTGAGCATATATGCCGTCATATTAACGAGGAGATCGAATGGGATTCCGGTTTTTTCCAGCAGATCAAGGAAGATGTTGACTCCCACCTGAGTAAGTATTTCAACGATACGCGCTTCCCGATGCTGCCTCAGCGGCTGGTCAGTATTATGCGGGACACACTTGCCGATGACGATATCATCACTCTTGATAACGGGATGTATAAAATCTGGTTTGCCCGGAACTACAAATGTTATGCGCCAAACACCCTTTTACTCGATAACGCACTGGCCAGTATGGGGGCCGGTCTGCCCTCAGCCATGCTAACAAAACTAATCAATCCCGATAAAAAAGTAGTTGCAGTCTGTGGCGACGGCGGATTTATGATGAATTCACAAGAACTGGAAACCGCTGTTCGAAACAACCTGGACCTGGTAGTGATCATTGTGAACGACAGTGCCTACGGCATGATCAAATGGAAACAGGAAGATATGGACTTCGACAATTTTGGCCTCGATTTCAACAACCCCGATTTTGTATCCTACGCCAATAGTTACGGGGCTACAGGGCACCGGCCCGAAAGTGATGCCGAGTTCCGTGAGACCCTCAATGACTGCATGAATTCCAAGGGTGTGCACCTGATTGACTTACAGATCGATTACTCATTAAATCACTCTATTCTGAATGTGTTGATCAAAGAGAAAACGCAAAATTTATAA
- the leuS gene encoding leucine--tRNA ligase, with protein MSSYDPSEIEPKWQKHWLKQKTFKTEKASDKPKYYVLDMFPYPSGSGLHVGHPEGYTATDILARYKRMNGFNVLHPIGWDAFGLPAEQYAVKTGTHPRETTEKNVNVFREQLQMLGFSYDWDREVNTTDPDYYKWTQWIFLKLYEKGLAYEDEAPVNWCPELGTVLANEEVIDGKSEVGGFPVVRKPMRQWVLKITEYAEKLLEGLDDLEWPESTKEMQRNWIGRSIGAEIEFQVAKHDEQLNVFTTRPDTLFGATYMVLAPEHHLVRDITTSEQRKDVEEYVLKAGLKSDLERQEESKKKTGVFTGAYAINPANNQEIPIWVADYVLAHYGTGAIMAVPGQDQRDWEFAKTFDLPIIRTVQPPEDFEGEAYVGDGIAINSDFLNGLEITEAKSKIIDWLEENGVGEKSINYKLRDWLFSRQRYWGEPFPIIHVDGKPKPLPESELPVTLPEIDIYQPTKTGEPPLAKAENWVKTTDPETGKEALRETNTMPQWAGSCWYYLRYISPEFDGGPVESDEEKYWMPVDLYVGGSEHSVLHLLYARFWHKVLYDCGVVSTPEPFQKLVHQGMILGEMEYTAFKQNGSYVSAEQAEDGEEITRERVSETDVEKRGENFFLKGTDFQVESRAHKMSKSRGNVINPDDVVDQYGADSLRLYEMFMGPLEQVKPWSTKGVEGVNRFLNRAWRLIVGDEDEASLLSKDAEPNADQLKVLHEAIKKVTDDIENLRFNTAISALMIFVNEAKQWEELPSEIAKPFVKLLSPFAPHIAEELWSYLGSEVSSISYEPWPELNEAYLVEKSISYPVQVNGKVRANIEVPAEKAKDKNYVLGLAKEQKNIQRYLDETTIIKEIFVPERIINFVVK; from the coding sequence ATGAGTTCATACGATCCATCTGAAATTGAACCGAAATGGCAGAAACACTGGCTGAAGCAGAAGACTTTTAAAACTGAAAAAGCCTCAGACAAGCCGAAGTATTATGTTCTTGATATGTTTCCCTATCCAAGCGGTTCAGGCCTGCATGTGGGCCACCCTGAGGGATATACGGCAACGGATATCCTTGCCCGCTACAAGCGAATGAATGGTTTTAATGTGCTTCACCCGATTGGCTGGGATGCGTTTGGTCTGCCTGCTGAACAGTATGCGGTTAAAACGGGAACACATCCAAGAGAAACGACAGAAAAAAACGTAAATGTTTTCCGGGAACAGCTGCAGATGCTCGGTTTTTCATATGACTGGGATCGGGAAGTGAATACGACGGATCCCGACTACTACAAATGGACGCAATGGATTTTCCTGAAGCTGTATGAAAAAGGGTTGGCGTATGAAGATGAAGCGCCGGTGAACTGGTGTCCAGAGCTTGGAACTGTTCTTGCCAACGAAGAGGTCATTGATGGCAAAAGTGAAGTGGGCGGATTTCCGGTGGTTCGAAAGCCGATGCGTCAGTGGGTTCTGAAGATTACAGAATACGCCGAAAAACTACTGGAAGGGCTGGATGATCTGGAGTGGCCGGAATCAACCAAGGAGATGCAGAGAAACTGGATTGGCCGGTCGATCGGTGCGGAAATTGAGTTTCAGGTAGCCAAACACGATGAACAGCTGAACGTATTTACCACTCGTCCTGATACGCTTTTTGGCGCAACCTATATGGTTTTGGCCCCGGAACACCACCTGGTACGTGATATCACAACCTCCGAGCAGCGGAAAGATGTGGAAGAATACGTTCTGAAAGCGGGGTTAAAATCGGACCTGGAACGGCAGGAAGAGTCAAAAAAGAAAACGGGTGTTTTTACAGGGGCGTATGCAATCAACCCGGCGAATAACCAAGAGATTCCAATTTGGGTGGCCGACTATGTGCTGGCCCACTACGGTACCGGCGCTATTATGGCAGTTCCGGGTCAGGACCAGCGCGACTGGGAATTTGCAAAGACGTTTGATCTGCCGATCATCCGAACTGTACAACCTCCGGAAGATTTTGAAGGAGAAGCGTATGTGGGCGATGGTATTGCAATTAACAGTGATTTTCTGAACGGACTGGAAATCACCGAAGCAAAGTCAAAAATTATCGATTGGCTTGAGGAGAATGGAGTAGGGGAGAAGAGTATAAATTACAAGCTGCGTGACTGGCTGTTTTCGCGTCAGCGCTACTGGGGCGAGCCTTTTCCAATTATTCACGTGGATGGCAAACCGAAACCGCTGCCTGAAAGTGAGTTGCCCGTTACACTCCCTGAAATAGATATTTATCAGCCTACAAAAACCGGGGAACCGCCGCTTGCCAAAGCTGAAAACTGGGTAAAAACCACCGATCCGGAAACTGGAAAAGAGGCCCTTCGCGAAACCAACACGATGCCACAATGGGCAGGAAGTTGCTGGTATTATCTGCGTTACATCAGCCCGGAATTTGACGGTGGCCCGGTAGAGAGTGATGAGGAAAAATATTGGATGCCGGTAGATTTATATGTTGGCGGATCGGAACATTCGGTGCTTCACCTGCTCTATGCGCGTTTCTGGCATAAAGTGTTATACGATTGCGGTGTTGTATCTACTCCGGAGCCGTTTCAGAAACTGGTTCACCAGGGAATGATTCTGGGAGAAATGGAATACACAGCTTTTAAACAGAACGGATCGTATGTATCAGCGGAACAGGCTGAAGATGGTGAAGAGATTACCCGGGAGCGGGTCAGTGAAACCGATGTTGAAAAACGCGGAGAGAATTTCTTTTTGAAAGGGACTGATTTCCAGGTGGAATCGAGAGCACATAAAATGTCGAAATCGCGCGGAAACGTCATCAATCCGGATGATGTGGTGGATCAGTATGGAGCCGATTCACTGAGGCTCTACGAGATGTTTATGGGACCGCTGGAACAAGTAAAACCGTGGAGCACAAAAGGAGTGGAAGGGGTGAACCGTTTTCTGAATCGTGCCTGGCGACTGATTGTGGGTGATGAGGATGAAGCGTCACTATTGTCAAAGGATGCCGAGCCTAATGCCGATCAGCTGAAAGTTCTTCACGAAGCGATAAAAAAAGTTACGGATGACATCGAAAACCTTCGGTTTAACACTGCAATTTCCGCACTTATGATTTTTGTGAACGAGGCAAAGCAGTGGGAAGAACTTCCATCGGAGATCGCAAAACCATTTGTAAAGCTGCTCTCACCTTTTGCTCCGCACATCGCAGAAGAGCTGTGGAGCTATCTTGGTAGCGAGGTTTCGTCTATTTCATACGAACCATGGCCGGAGCTGAACGAAGCGTATCTTGTTGAGAAAAGCATCAGCTACCCGGTACAGGTGAATGGCAAAGTCAGGGCAAACATCGAAGTGCCGGCTGAGAAAGCGAAAGATAAAAATTATGTTCTGGGTCTTGCCAAAGAGCAGAAAAACATTCAGCGTTATCTTGATGAAACCACCATCATCAAAGAGATCTTTGTGCCGGAACGGATCATAAATTTTGTGGTAAAATGA
- a CDS encoding carbon-nitrogen hydrolase has protein sequence MSRAYKLSLIQTAVQSDKKQNLEHTETLIREAAAEGANVICLQELFNTEYFCSRVDQKNFELAESIPGPATNHLAKVAAELSVVLLVPLFEKASAGIYFNSMAVIDADGSLLGIYRKMHIPEDPGFHEKYYFTPGDLGYKVFDTAYGKIGTLICWDQWFPEAARITALKGADLLVYPTAIGTLHTESSDEKQQFLNAWKTIQRSHAIANGCYVAGVNRVGREEKSLFWGNSFVAGPFGDILAEAGEGEQILSVQIDPSQIEPQRQTWPFMRDRRIDSYHSILKRIDG, from the coding sequence ATGAGCCGGGCGTATAAACTTTCACTTATTCAAACTGCTGTTCAATCAGATAAAAAGCAGAATCTTGAACACACGGAGACTCTCATTCGGGAAGCTGCTGCAGAAGGTGCAAATGTGATCTGCCTGCAGGAGTTATTCAACACGGAGTATTTCTGTTCAAGGGTTGATCAGAAAAATTTTGAACTTGCGGAATCCATTCCCGGTCCTGCAACCAATCACCTGGCAAAAGTAGCTGCCGAATTATCAGTTGTGCTGCTTGTTCCCCTATTCGAAAAGGCATCGGCTGGTATATATTTCAATTCTATGGCTGTAATTGATGCTGACGGATCTCTGTTGGGTATCTACCGGAAGATGCATATCCCGGAAGACCCCGGATTTCACGAAAAATATTACTTCACACCGGGGGACCTGGGTTATAAAGTTTTTGATACTGCTTATGGTAAAATAGGCACTCTCATTTGCTGGGATCAGTGGTTTCCGGAGGCGGCCCGAATAACCGCTTTAAAAGGGGCGGATCTGCTGGTCTATCCAACCGCTATTGGAACGCTGCACACTGAATCATCCGATGAAAAACAGCAGTTTTTGAATGCATGGAAAACGATACAGAGAAGTCACGCTATTGCAAATGGATGTTATGTTGCCGGTGTAAATCGTGTAGGCAGAGAAGAGAAGTCACTATTTTGGGGGAATTCGTTTGTAGCGGGACCGTTTGGCGATATCCTTGCCGAAGCCGGGGAGGGCGAGCAAATTTTATCCGTACAAATTGATCCTTCACAAATTGAGCCACAGCGGCAAACATGGCCATTTATGAGAGATCGACGCATTGACAGCTACCATTCCATTTTAAAAAGAATCGACGGATAG
- a CDS encoding universal stress protein yields the protein MKILVPTDFSELSLKAIQAANTYASIFGGKISLFNSHIPITELDEPYALGMSNQVYQDYESIENSIRERLTILSEENVDEKYRGDLIVHVGNPAQSIVEEAEAYDLIIMSTHGRTGFSRLLLGSVAEKVLRLSKIPVMVVENESEIGSFKNILVTTDFSENAEAAFPHALNIAKKTGGNVDVLHILSLDQFEENETDPSVKKIREQRMKLIEKEHFHELDDRVKSYTIVSEDSPHEAILKFVKGSSYNLIVMATVGKTGINYMMMGSTTANVVRHVKTAVLSVKPPSLD from the coding sequence ATGAAGATACTTGTCCCAACCGATTTCTCTGAACTCAGCCTGAAAGCCATTCAGGCAGCAAATACCTATGCATCCATTTTTGGTGGAAAAATCTCACTTTTTAACTCGCATATACCTATCACCGAACTTGACGAACCGTATGCTCTTGGTATGAGTAACCAGGTGTACCAGGACTATGAATCGATAGAAAATTCAATTCGCGAGCGGCTTACGATTCTGTCTGAAGAAAATGTGGATGAAAAATATCGGGGCGACCTAATTGTTCACGTTGGAAACCCGGCACAAAGTATAGTAGAAGAGGCTGAGGCATACGATCTCATCATTATGAGTACTCACGGACGAACCGGCTTTTCCCGCCTGTTACTTGGTTCAGTAGCTGAAAAAGTGCTGCGGCTTTCAAAAATTCCGGTGATGGTTGTGGAAAATGAGTCTGAAATTGGCTCTTTTAAAAATATCCTGGTAACAACGGATTTCTCAGAGAATGCTGAAGCTGCGTTCCCTCACGCCCTGAATATTGCGAAAAAAACCGGCGGGAATGTAGATGTACTGCATATTTTAAGCCTCGACCAGTTTGAGGAAAATGAAACCGATCCGTCTGTAAAAAAAATCCGTGAACAGCGGATGAAACTAATTGAAAAAGAGCATTTTCATGAGCTGGATGATCGGGTGAAGAGTTATACAATTGTTTCAGAAGATTCACCTCATGAGGCTATCCTGAAGTTTGTAAAGGGATCTTCATACAACCTGATCGTGATGGCTACCGTGGGTAAAACAGGGATCAACTATATGATGATGGGAAGCACAACTGCCAATGTTGTGCGTCACGTAAAAACGGCGGTACTAAGTGTTAAACCACCCAGCCTGGATTAG
- a CDS encoding OmpP1/FadL family transporter, giving the protein MSALKRITLLGIFCAFLSVTTFAQNVNDPLLYSNQAVQFGDQRELINPVTGIMPGTALASGFATFLDNPASVALMNNSFGEFGLTYRTVNEDATYLGNTRSINDGQTTLSNLGFVYSFPTAQGSLVIGAGYNQHSAANRALGFNARNERSTITDQFKSRGNTYNDIAFNTFAIDHGDEFEDWDESILRTGFDQFGDFLGIRQQGEIIQSGYGGEYSAFIATEFQPNLMLGASVGIIAGRSTYDRVFQEVDEFNDYNFLAIDSSGDGEPDTDIDNILLSDEIRSRYSGFRARVGGLYKITPNINLGASYTLPSRISVDENYDATIRTTFNNNETFVDELDGQFSYSIRYPSRTNLGLAFENINGFSISLATEYVNYANVEIDFEDDALFEDQIDENEFISNQFEAIWNFKGGVSYRVNPLVNIRAGYAYQPSRFVDGIDDRSTFSAGAGFALNRDTFFEIGGLYTRWEEESAVYTYTEYDYSPLPDAAPNVAGLRSEDAFRTADLFQIMGTLRIKFN; this is encoded by the coding sequence ATGTCTGCCTTAAAAAGAATTACTTTACTGGGAATTTTCTGCGCATTTTTGAGTGTGACTACATTCGCCCAGAATGTAAATGATCCGCTTCTATACAGTAATCAAGCCGTTCAGTTTGGCGATCAAAGAGAGCTTATAAATCCGGTTACAGGGATCATGCCCGGCACGGCGCTGGCATCCGGGTTTGCAACATTTTTAGATAATCCTGCAAGTGTGGCCCTTATGAATAATAGTTTTGGTGAGTTTGGACTGACCTACAGAACCGTGAATGAAGATGCAACCTATCTTGGGAACACCCGTTCTATAAATGACGGGCAGACCACTCTTTCAAATCTTGGATTTGTGTATTCATTTCCAACAGCACAGGGAAGTCTCGTAATTGGGGCAGGGTATAATCAGCACAGTGCGGCAAATCGTGCCCTCGGGTTTAATGCAAGAAATGAGCGGAGCACCATCACAGATCAATTTAAATCACGAGGTAACACATATAACGATATCGCTTTTAATACCTTCGCGATTGATCATGGTGATGAATTTGAGGACTGGGATGAATCAATATTGAGAACAGGATTTGATCAGTTTGGTGATTTTCTCGGTATTCGCCAGCAAGGTGAAATTATTCAAAGCGGTTATGGCGGCGAGTATTCGGCGTTTATTGCAACTGAATTCCAGCCCAACCTGATGCTGGGTGCAAGCGTGGGAATCATTGCGGGAAGATCAACATACGACCGTGTTTTCCAGGAGGTTGATGAATTTAACGATTACAATTTCCTGGCAATTGATTCCAGTGGTGATGGCGAACCGGATACCGATATCGACAACATTCTTCTTTCTGATGAAATCCGCAGCCGATACAGCGGATTCAGGGCCAGGGTTGGCGGCTTGTATAAAATCACTCCGAATATAAATCTCGGAGCGAGTTACACACTACCTTCTCGTATTTCGGTTGATGAGAACTACGATGCGACTATCCGAACCACCTTTAATAATAATGAGACGTTCGTTGATGAGCTGGATGGCCAGTTCTCCTACTCCATACGCTATCCCTCCAGAACCAACCTCGGATTAGCTTTTGAAAATATCAATGGATTTTCCATTTCCCTGGCGACGGAATATGTGAACTATGCAAATGTTGAGATCGACTTTGAGGATGATGCGCTTTTTGAAGATCAGATTGACGAAAACGAATTTATCAGCAACCAGTTTGAAGCCATCTGGAACTTTAAGGGCGGGGTATCTTACCGTGTAAATCCGCTGGTGAATATCAGGGCTGGATATGCGTATCAGCCATCGAGATTTGTTGATGGTATAGATGACAGGAGCACATTCTCGGCCGGTGCAGGTTTCGCCCTCAACAGGGATACATTCTTTGAAATAGGCGGACTCTACACCCGCTGGGAAGAAGAATCTGCAGTCTATACATACACTGAATATGACTACAGTCCTCTTCCGGATGCCGCTCCAAATGTAGCAGGCTTACGATCGGAAGATGCATTCAGAACCGCTGACCTGTTCCAGATTATGGGAACCCTCCGAATAAAATTTAACTAA
- a CDS encoding response regulator transcription factor translates to MINVGIVEDNTKIRDLIRKYLDMQETMSCKAAMDSVEDMLEYLNENDRPDVMLMDIQLPGMSGIEGIGIIKEKYPEIEIIMLTIYHDSHKIFDSLVAGASGYLLKHTSLPEIKESIENLAEGGAPMSPQIARKVIQHFNDPGKKKKPESDLTPREQDIVNGLVDGLSYKLIADRFDISIDTVRAHIRNIYKKLHVNSKAEVIAKSLRGEI, encoded by the coding sequence ATGATAAATGTTGGAATCGTAGAGGATAACACAAAAATCAGGGATTTAATCCGGAAATATCTTGACATGCAGGAAACCATGAGCTGTAAAGCGGCAATGGATTCGGTAGAAGATATGCTTGAATATCTGAATGAGAATGATAGGCCGGATGTGATGCTGATGGATATCCAGCTTCCCGGCATGTCAGGGATTGAAGGGATAGGAATCATCAAGGAAAAATACCCCGAGATTGAGATCATTATGCTCACCATTTATCACGATTCGCACAAAATATTCGATTCGCTGGTGGCCGGTGCATCCGGTTATTTGTTAAAACATACATCTTTGCCCGAAATTAAAGAGTCGATCGAAAACCTGGCAGAAGGCGGAGCCCCAATGTCACCTCAAATTGCAAGAAAAGTGATTCAGCACTTTAACGATCCGGGCAAAAAAAAGAAACCGGAAAGCGACCTCACTCCGCGCGAGCAGGATATAGTGAACGGATTGGTCGATGGTTTGAGTTATAAGCTTATAGCAGACCGATTTGATATCTCGATAGATACCGTTCGGGCGCATATACGGAACATTTATAAGAAATTGCACGTAAACTCCAAAGCGGAAGTGATTGCAAAGTCGCTTCGAGGTGAGATCTGA
- a CDS encoding sensor histidine kinase — MTPFRSYSIEHGLSESVVHSMLQDESGYIWLGTGFGLNRFDGVRFTQFYQEHGLPNNRVNELFQDYRGRIWIGTDSGLAFYENGEIHSPEQFNSVNESVILSIVEDENRNIWVATEGNGLWRYDRQQRFENITHQHGYRNMQVRSLAITQDGMLWLGTSEGLFSFNGNTFRKYRSQNGYPEVPMNDMTVDQDDVLWIASNAGLIKKEGEEFQIFHEAAGLNECRLNSVSITGEGSAWVSSDAGASYFDGHSFTNYTTEDGLNAVIVHETMIDREGNVWLGTLGAGANIFLGELFQNYNVDTGITNNVVTGFEEDRLGNIWIATYGGGVLRYDGEEFEHFSESDGLIDNKVYTIFEDSQNRIWIGARAGLTIYENGEFTPLPESEFPFQTIRKVYEDEDTGDFWIATYNSGVIRYDGESYEQFNTSSGLLNNTVMDIKKDEEGDFWFATYGGVAVLKDGMFEHLTIADGLPNNGVIHINIDVDGIKWFSTFSGLAYYDGENVRSIISDNQSGTITYFSFQDQEEQYWVGTNRGLYRFNPVDFFSARTRVERLKSFKLFDQNQGLVANELNAGASFVASDGSVWLGTVEGLSRFFPDRVRINETPPGIEFEEVMMSGRQMEADQSEEFNHDQNFFQVSFHGLSFESPAQILYEYRLEGLEDEWQTTRERTVRYTSLPPGNYNFRVRSYNADGFRSTDEASISFLIKSPIWMQWWFLVLITAGIIGLIFFYYRFFKTRKQVDIERMRVQIASDLHDDVGSSLTELALQTDFLRAGNVSDELRDTLKQLGDQSRKIVSSLDDIVWSIDARNDTAGDVTDRMQDYVNHVFRAGTPDVHYHFENIKMDDRLPVHVKENIYLIFKESVNNIAKHSNADTVDITFVYNGKNFELKVSDNGTQSNGKRKSGQGLRNIELRSRRIGADVQIYNSDGFTVHVKGTV; from the coding sequence ATGACCCCTTTTCGCAGTTATTCTATTGAGCATGGCTTGAGTGAATCCGTTGTTCATAGTATGCTCCAGGACGAAAGTGGATACATTTGGTTAGGCACCGGTTTTGGGCTGAATCGATTCGATGGAGTACGGTTTACTCAATTCTACCAGGAACATGGCTTGCCTAACAACCGGGTAAATGAACTTTTCCAGGATTATCGGGGTCGCATCTGGATTGGTACGGACAGTGGTTTGGCTTTTTATGAGAATGGGGAAATACACTCGCCTGAACAGTTTAATTCGGTGAATGAATCGGTAATTCTGTCTATTGTTGAAGATGAAAACCGAAATATTTGGGTAGCCACCGAAGGAAACGGATTGTGGAGATACGACAGACAGCAGCGATTTGAAAACATCACGCATCAGCACGGATACCGAAATATGCAGGTAAGATCACTTGCTATAACACAAGATGGTATGTTGTGGCTTGGCACATCAGAGGGGCTATTCAGCTTTAACGGAAACACTTTCAGGAAATATCGATCGCAAAATGGCTACCCCGAAGTTCCAATGAATGATATGACCGTTGACCAAGACGACGTTTTGTGGATAGCTTCGAACGCAGGCCTTATCAAAAAAGAGGGGGAGGAGTTTCAAATTTTTCATGAAGCAGCCGGGTTAAATGAGTGCAGGCTCAACTCAGTCTCTATAACAGGCGAAGGCAGTGCATGGGTCAGCTCAGACGCCGGGGCATCCTATTTTGATGGACACTCATTTACAAACTATACGACTGAAGATGGGCTGAATGCGGTGATTGTACATGAAACCATGATTGACAGGGAAGGCAATGTTTGGCTGGGGACTCTTGGAGCAGGAGCAAATATTTTTCTTGGTGAACTCTTTCAGAATTACAATGTAGATACCGGAATTACAAATAACGTAGTCACCGGTTTTGAGGAAGATCGACTTGGAAATATCTGGATAGCAACCTACGGAGGCGGAGTATTACGGTATGATGGTGAAGAGTTCGAGCATTTTAGTGAATCAGACGGTCTTATAGACAATAAAGTGTATACGATTTTTGAAGATAGTCAAAACAGGATATGGATCGGGGCAAGGGCTGGTTTGACAATTTATGAAAACGGAGAATTCACGCCGCTGCCAGAAAGTGAATTTCCTTTTCAAACCATACGAAAAGTGTATGAAGATGAAGACACTGGTGATTTTTGGATAGCCACCTATAACAGCGGAGTGATTCGGTATGATGGCGAATCGTATGAGCAGTTTAATACCAGCAGCGGTTTGCTGAACAATACCGTAATGGATATCAAAAAGGATGAGGAGGGGGATTTTTGGTTTGCTACCTATGGTGGTGTTGCAGTCTTAAAAGATGGAATGTTTGAACATCTGACAATTGCGGATGGCTTGCCTAACAATGGTGTAATCCACATCAATATCGATGTTGACGGAATAAAATGGTTTTCTACCTTCAGCGGCCTGGCCTATTACGATGGTGAAAATGTGCGATCAATCATATCAGATAATCAGTCCGGTACAATTACTTATTTTTCATTCCAGGATCAGGAAGAACAGTATTGGGTGGGTACAAACCGGGGATTATATAGATTTAATCCCGTTGATTTTTTTTCTGCCCGTACGAGGGTGGAGCGTTTAAAATCGTTTAAATTGTTTGACCAAAACCAGGGGCTGGTTGCAAATGAGTTGAATGCCGGCGCCTCATTTGTTGCATCTGACGGGTCTGTCTGGCTGGGAACCGTAGAGGGACTGAGCCGTTTTTTCCCCGATCGTGTCCGAATTAATGAAACACCACCGGGAATAGAGTTTGAAGAGGTGATGATGAGCGGGAGGCAGATGGAAGCAGACCAATCGGAAGAGTTTAATCATGATCAGAACTTTTTCCAGGTTAGTTTTCACGGATTGAGTTTTGAGAGTCCTGCTCAGATACTTTATGAATATCGCCTTGAAGGATTGGAAGATGAGTGGCAAACCACACGTGAGCGTACCGTGCGCTACACTTCGCTGCCGCCGGGGAATTATAATTTCAGGGTTAGATCGTACAATGCAGATGGATTCCGAAGTACAGATGAAGCCTCCATCAGTTTTTTGATCAAAAGCCCGATATGGATGCAGTGGTGGTTTTTGGTGCTCATTACAGCAGGCATTATCGGGTTGATTTTCTTTTATTACAGGTTCTTTAAAACGCGTAAGCAGGTTGATATTGAGCGAATGCGGGTTCAGATAGCAAGTGATCTGCATGATGATGTGGGATCATCCCTTACTGAATTAGCCCTCCAAACCGACTTTCTGCGCGCAGGAAATGTAAGTGATGAGCTGAGGGATACATTAAAACAGCTTGGTGATCAGAGCAGAAAAATTGTTTCAAGCCTGGATGATATCGTTTGGTCGATTGATGCAAGAAATGATACAGCTGGTGATGTGACCGACAGAATGCAGGATTATGTGAATCACGTGTTCCGCGCGGGCACACCGGATGTCCATTATCATTTTGAAAATATTAAAATGGACGATCGCCTTCCGGTTCACGTTAAAGAGAATATCTACCTTATTTTTAAAGAGTCCGTTAACAATATCGCAAAACATTCAAATGCGGATACGGTTGATATAACGTTTGTATATAACGGCAAGAATTTTGAACTGAAAGTTTCCGATAACGGAACACAATCAAACGGCAAGCGAAAAAGCGGACAAGGTTTGCGAAATATCGAACTGCGTTCCAGGCGAATTGGAGCGGATGTTCAGATCTACAATAGCGATGGATTTACAGTTCATGTAAAAGGAACCGTATAA